A single genomic interval of Hevea brasiliensis isolate MT/VB/25A 57/8 chromosome 4, ASM3005281v1, whole genome shotgun sequence harbors:
- the LOC110635249 gene encoding novel plant SNARE 13 codes for MATELQMSPQLEQIHGEIKDNFRALSNGFQRLDNIKDSNRQSKQLEELTGKMRECKRLIKEFDREIKDEENKNPPELNKQFNDEKQSMIKELNSYVALRKTFLNSLGNKRVELFDMGAGGSEPIAEENVQMASAMSNQELIGAGVKTMDETDQVIERSKKVVEQTIEVGTQTAVTLKGQTEQMGRIMNELDTIQFSIKKASQLVKEIGRQVATDKCIMLFLFLIVCGVIAIIVVKIVNPNNKDIRDIPGLAPPAPSRRLLYLRDPEHFA; via the exons ATGGCTACCGAATTGCAGATGAGCCCCCAGTTGGAGCAGATCCATGGAGAAATTAAGGACAATTTTCGAGCTCTCTC AAATGGGTTCCAGAGGCTGGATAACATCAAAGATTCCAACAGACAAAGTAAACAGCTGGAGGAACTTACTGGGAAGATGAGGGAGTGTAAAAG ATTGATTAAAGAATTTGATCGTGAAATTAAAGATGAGGAGAACAAAAATCCTCCTGAACTGAATAAGCAATTCAATGATGAGAAGCAATCCATG ATAAAAGAGCTAAATTCCTATGTGGCACTGAGGAAAAC TTTTTTGAATAGCCTTGGTAACAAAAGAGTTGAACTTTTTGACATGGGAGCTGGGGGCAGTGAACCTATAGCTGAAGAAAATGTTCAAATGGCATCAG CAATGTCAAATCAAGAACTCATTGGTGCGGGTGTGAAGACAATGGATGAAACTGATCAAGTCATTGAACGCTCTAAAAAG GTTGTTGAACAAACAATTGAAGTGGGAACTCAAACTGCTGTTACCTTAAAGGGCCAA ACTGAACAAATGGGTCGAATCATGAATGAACTGGATACAATTCAGTTCTCAATTAAGAAGGCTTCGCAGCTGGTGAAGGAGATTGGGAGGCAG GTGGCGACAGATAAATGTATAATGCTATTTCTTTTTCTCATTGTCTGCGGTGTGATAGCCATCATTGTTGTGAAG ATTGTCAACCCCAACAACAAAGATATCAGGGACATTCCTGGATTGGCACCTCCAGCCCCCTCAAGGAGGCTGTTGTACCTAAGGGATCCAGAACATTTTGCTTAG
- the LOC110635247 gene encoding probable sugar phosphate/phosphate translocator At1g48230 isoform X2 has protein sequence MIINKPLVLTYLYLLIYILLSSAVILYNKWVLSPKYFNFPFPITLTMIHMAFSGMVAFFLVRVFKVVSPVKMTFEIYATCVIPISAFFAASLWFGNTAYLYISVAFIQMLKALMPVATFLMAVMCGTDKARCDVFLNMVLVSVGVVISSYGEIHFNVVGTVYQVTGIFAEALRLVLTQVLLQKKGLTLNPITSLYYIAPCSFVFLFVPWLLLEKPGMQVSQIQFNFWIFFSNALSALALNFSIFLVIGRTGAVTIRVAGVLKDWILIALSTIIFPESTITGLNILGYAIALCGVVMYNYLKVKDVRASQLPETIPERITKDWKLEKKSSDIYVPSNNSDNNGGGGGGSNSSDLNVDEEAPLIPSSRLSHIGRTQFSNHAA, from the exons ATGATCATCAACAAGCCGCTAGTTTTGACTTACTTGTACCttttgatctacattttgctttcATCGGCTGTAATCTTGTATAACAAG TGGGTTCTCTCACCAAAGTACTTCAACTTTCCATTTCCCATCACTCTTACAATGATCCATATGGCGTTTTCAGGGATGGTAGCCTTTTTCCTTGTTCGTGTATTCAAG GTTGTATCTCCAGTCAAAATGACTTTTGAAAT ATATGCAACATGTGTAATACCGATAAGTGCCTTCTTTGCCGCAAGTCTCTG GTTTGGTAACACTGCTTATTTGTACATTTCGGTGGCCTTCATCCAGATGCTGAAAGCTTTAA TGCCTGTGGCAACATTTCTCATGGCTGTTATGTGTGGCACTGACAAAGCAAGGTGTGACGTGTTCTTAAACATGGTGCTGGTCAGTGTTGGAGTTGTCATCTCTTCATATGGGGAAATTCATTTTAATGTAGTTGGCACAGTTTACCAGGTCACAGGCATCTTTGCAGAAGCACTCAGGCTGGTATTAACTCAGGTCCTCCTTCAGAAAAAGGGCTTGACTTTAAATCCCATCACCAGCTTGTATTACATAGCTCCATGCAG TTTTGTCTTTTTGTTTGTGCCTTGGCTTTTACTGGAGAAGCCTGGGATGCAAGTTTCACagattcagttcaatttttggattttcttctccaATGCACTTTCTGCATTAGCCTTGAACTTCTCCATATTCCTAGTAATTGGTAGAACTGGAGCAGTCACCATAAGGGTTGCTGGCGTTTTAAAAGACTGGATACTGATAGCCCTTTCGACTATCATATTTCCTGAGTCTACAATAACAGGACTGAATATACTTGGTTATGCAATTG CACTTTGTGGTGTTGTCATGTACAACTACCTAAAGGTTAAGGATGTCCGTGCTTCTCAGCTCCCTGAAACTATTCCAGAAAGAATCACAAAG GATTGGAAGTTGGAGAAGAAGTCATCTGATATATACGTACCTAGTAACAACAGTGATAACAAtggaggaggaggtggaggtAGTAATTCTTCTGATCTAAATGTTGATGAGGAAGCACCTTTAATTCCATCATCAAGGTTGTCACACATCGGACGCACACAGTTTAGCAACCATGCTGCGTGA
- the LOC110635247 gene encoding probable sugar phosphate/phosphate translocator At1g48230 isoform X1, giving the protein MQRVRAGKMIINKPLVLTYLYLLIYILLSSAVILYNKWVLSPKYFNFPFPITLTMIHMAFSGMVAFFLVRVFKVVSPVKMTFEIYATCVIPISAFFAASLWFGNTAYLYISVAFIQMLKALMPVATFLMAVMCGTDKARCDVFLNMVLVSVGVVISSYGEIHFNVVGTVYQVTGIFAEALRLVLTQVLLQKKGLTLNPITSLYYIAPCSFVFLFVPWLLLEKPGMQVSQIQFNFWIFFSNALSALALNFSIFLVIGRTGAVTIRVAGVLKDWILIALSTIIFPESTITGLNILGYAIALCGVVMYNYLKVKDVRASQLPETIPERITKDWKLEKKSSDIYVPSNNSDNNGGGGGGSNSSDLNVDEEAPLIPSSRLSHIGRTQFSNHAA; this is encoded by the exons ATGCAAAGAGTTAGAGCAGGAAAAATGATCATCAACAAGCCGCTAGTTTTGACTTACTTGTACCttttgatctacattttgctttcATCGGCTGTAATCTTGTATAACAAG TGGGTTCTCTCACCAAAGTACTTCAACTTTCCATTTCCCATCACTCTTACAATGATCCATATGGCGTTTTCAGGGATGGTAGCCTTTTTCCTTGTTCGTGTATTCAAG GTTGTATCTCCAGTCAAAATGACTTTTGAAAT ATATGCAACATGTGTAATACCGATAAGTGCCTTCTTTGCCGCAAGTCTCTG GTTTGGTAACACTGCTTATTTGTACATTTCGGTGGCCTTCATCCAGATGCTGAAAGCTTTAA TGCCTGTGGCAACATTTCTCATGGCTGTTATGTGTGGCACTGACAAAGCAAGGTGTGACGTGTTCTTAAACATGGTGCTGGTCAGTGTTGGAGTTGTCATCTCTTCATATGGGGAAATTCATTTTAATGTAGTTGGCACAGTTTACCAGGTCACAGGCATCTTTGCAGAAGCACTCAGGCTGGTATTAACTCAGGTCCTCCTTCAGAAAAAGGGCTTGACTTTAAATCCCATCACCAGCTTGTATTACATAGCTCCATGCAG TTTTGTCTTTTTGTTTGTGCCTTGGCTTTTACTGGAGAAGCCTGGGATGCAAGTTTCACagattcagttcaatttttggattttcttctccaATGCACTTTCTGCATTAGCCTTGAACTTCTCCATATTCCTAGTAATTGGTAGAACTGGAGCAGTCACCATAAGGGTTGCTGGCGTTTTAAAAGACTGGATACTGATAGCCCTTTCGACTATCATATTTCCTGAGTCTACAATAACAGGACTGAATATACTTGGTTATGCAATTG CACTTTGTGGTGTTGTCATGTACAACTACCTAAAGGTTAAGGATGTCCGTGCTTCTCAGCTCCCTGAAACTATTCCAGAAAGAATCACAAAG GATTGGAAGTTGGAGAAGAAGTCATCTGATATATACGTACCTAGTAACAACAGTGATAACAAtggaggaggaggtggaggtAGTAATTCTTCTGATCTAAATGTTGATGAGGAAGCACCTTTAATTCCATCATCAAGGTTGTCACACATCGGACGCACACAGTTTAGCAACCATGCTGCGTGA
- the LOC110635273 gene encoding probable receptor-like protein kinase At5g18500: protein MATNLNDSLTKKYIGLELWVIVAICLGVVCIVILVVSLWFTFRKKKRTNSTLPVSQRSKVSEEIKEIGVDQNSANNGGFLSLNDKFSDKDSEKVLIQLENGDDSSQSGSFTHVDKDGVGSQLGEEGATGTASAYRPSSHPLTAPSPLSGLPEFSHLGWGHWFTLRDLQVATNRFSKDNIIGDGGYGVVYQGHLTNGTPVAVKKLLNNPGQADKDFRVEVEAIGHVRHKNLVRLLGYCIEGTQRLLVYEYVNNGNLEQWLHGAMRQHGYLTWEARMKILLGTAKALAYLHEAIEPKVVHRDIKSSNILIDDNFEAKISDFGLAKLLGAGKSHITTRVMGTFGYVAPEYANSGLLNEKSDVYSFGVVLLEAITGRDPVDYSRPENEVNLVEWLKMMVARRRSEEVVDPMIETRPSTSALKRALLTALRCVDPDSEKRPKMSQVVRMLESEEYPIPREDRRHRRSQAGVTETESLKENSDTDRKDNPDSKTDGQQSHRA from the exons ATGGCTACCAATCTTAATGATAGCCTGACCAAGAAGTACATTGGTTTAGAGTTGTGGGTAATAGTTGCCATCTGTTTGGGAGTGGTTTGTATAGTGATCCTGGTAGTTTCACTATGGTTCACttttagaaagaaaaaaaggacaAACAGCACGCTTCCTGTAAGTCAAAGATCCAAGGTTTCAGAGGAAATTAAAGAGATTGGTGTTGATCAAAACTCAGCAAATAATGGTGGTTTCCTGAGCCTTAATGATAAGTTCAGTGACAAAGATTCAGAGAAAGTATTGATCCAATTAGAAAATGGAGATGATAGCAGCCAGTCAGGCTCCTTCACTCATGTTGACAAAGATGGTGTTGGATCTCAATTAGGAGAAGAGGGAGCCACAGGAACAGCTTCTGCCTACAGACCTTCTTCACATCCCTTGACTGCCCCTTCGCCTCTTTCTGGTCTACCTGAATTTTCACACTTGGGCTGGGGTCATTGGTTTACCCTCAGAGATCTGCAAGTTGCAACAAACCGGTTTTCCAAGGATAATATAATTGGTGATGGTGGATATGGAGTTGTTTATCAGGGACATCTGACGAATGGTACTCCTGTGGCTGTCAAGAAGCTCCTGAACAATCC AGGACAAGCTGATAAGGATTTTAGAGTTGAAGTAGAGGCTATTGGTCACGTGAGGCATAAAAACCTAGTTCGACTTCTTGGATATTGCATTGAAGGAACCCAGAG GTTGCTGGTATATGAGTATGTGAATAATGGCAATTTAGAGCAATGGCTCCATGGGGCCATGCGCCAGCATGGTTATCTTACTTGGGAGGCTCGCATGAAAATTCTACTTGGCACTGCTAAGGC GCTGGCTTATTTGCACGAGGCCATTGAGCCAAAGGTGGTGCACCGTGACATAAAATCAAGCAACATATTAATTGATGACAACTTTGAAGCTAAAATATCTGATTTTGGTCTGGCCAAATTGCTGGGTGCTGGAAAAAGTCATATCACGACTAGAGTAATGGGTACATTTGG TTACGTGGCTCCAGAATATGCAAATTCTGGTCTTCTGAATGAGAAGAGTGACGTTTATAGCTTTGGAGTTGTGCTCTTGGAAGCAATTACTGGAAGAGATCCAGTGGATTACAGTCGTCCTGAGAATGAG GTAAATCTGGTGGAGTGGTTGAAGATGATGGTTGCAAGAAGGCGTTCAGAAGAGGTTGTAGACCCAATGATTGAGACAAGGCCTTCAACAAGTGCTCTTAAACGAGCTCTTCTAACTGCTTTAAGATGCGTTGATCCAGATTCtgaaaaaagaccaaagatgAGTCAAGTAGTTCGCATGCTTGAATCAGAGGAATATCCTATACCTAGAGAG GATCGAAGACACAGAAGGAGCCAGGCTGGGGTCACTGAGACCGAGTCTCTAAAGGAGAATTCAGATACTGACAGGAAAGACAATCCAGATTCGAAGACAGATGGTCAACAGAGCCATCGAGCATAG
- the LOC110635250 gene encoding squamosa promoter-binding-like protein 1: MEAKIRGKSHNFYGPVVSDLKAVGKKSLEWDLNDWKWDGDLFSATPLNSVPSDCRSRQLFPVGPEIPANGGLFNGSASCSDNNDLGLEKEKRELEKRRRVVLVEDEDFTDEAAGSLNLKLGGQAYPILDEDAKSGKKTKFTGTASNRAVCQVEDCRADLTNAKDYHRRHKVCDMHSKASKALVGNVMQRFCQQCSRFHVLQEFDEGKRSCRRRLAGHNKRRRKTHPENVVSGGSLNDENGSGYLLISLLRILSNLHSNSSDQTKDQDLLSHLLRNLANIAGTTSGRSISGLLQESQGRVNAGTTFGALEKVPDMITNGSESARPSTSASKKDDCTNSQDIMRPLGQCGTVPVSDLAQKRIFNNDFQGETPQAISCLQSTALFPLRCNLPTKVNEPADVVGRIKYNNIDLNNVYDGSQDCTGNLDMSVAPVNPVTGSVNCPLWVQSDFHKKSPPQMSGNSDSTSSQSPSSSNGEAQSRTDRIVFKLFGKDPNDFPVALRTQILDWLSHSPTDIESYIRPGCIILTIYLRLGKPQWEEICLNLGTSLSKLLNASTDSFWRSGWVYARVRHCLSFVYNGQVVLDTPLPLKSHKNCRILSIKPVAVSLSEGTHFVVKGVNISRPTTRLLCALEGKYLVQENSCDLMDGADANNDYEKIQCFSFPCSIPNITGRGFIEVEDHGLSSSFFPFIVAEQEVCSEIRVLEEAIEVIETVDDVRKNAESIEAKNQALDFIHEMGWLLHRSQLKFRLGHLDPNSDLFPLKRCKWLIEFSINHDWCAVVKKLLVILFDGTVDTGEHSSIELALLDMNLLHQAVRRNCRPMVELLLKFVPDKQFGRRGPEQKHGVDGENNNFIFKPDVVGPAGLTPLHVAASKDGSENVLDALTDDPGSVGIEAWRTARDSTGLTPNDYACLRGYYSYIHLVQRKINKKSENGHVVLDIPKALLDCNTKQKDELKSSKIAGLEIGKIKMNTMQQHCKLCELKLACGQTRTSLVYRPAMLSMVAIAAVCVCVALLFKSSPEVLYVFQPFRWELLKYGSS; the protein is encoded by the exons ATGGAGGCTAAGATAAGAGGAAAGTCTCATAATTTCTATGGTCCAGTGGTGTCGGATTTGAAGGCTGTTGGGAAAAAGAGTTTGGAATGGGACTTAAATGACTGGAAATGGGACGGCGATCTTTTTTCAGCTACTCCATTGAATTCCGTACCATCAGATTGTAGGAGTAGGCAGTTGTTCCCTGTTGGACCTGAAATTCCAGCTAATGGAGGGTTATTCAACGGTTCAGCTTCTTGTTCTGATAATAATGACTTGGGattagagaaagaaaagagagaattggagaagagaAGGAGGGTCGTTCTTGTTGAAGATGAAGATTTTACTGACGAGGCTGCTGGGTCCCTTAATTTGAAGCTTGGTGGTCAAGCCTATCCAATCCTGGATGAAGATGCCAAAAGTGGAAAGAAGACAAAATTTACTGGGACTGCTTCAAATCGTGCGGTCTGTCAGGTGGAGGATTGTAGGGCTGACCTCACCAATGCCAAGGATTATCACCGACGGCATAAGGTTTGCGATATGCATTCCAAGGCCAGTAAAGCACTGGTGGGAAATGTTATGCAGAGGTTTTGCCAGCAATGTAGCAG GTTTCATGTTCTTCAAGAGTTTGATGAAGGGAAAAGAAGCTGTCGTCGGCGTTTGGCTGGCCATAACAAGCGGAGGAGGAAGACACATCCTGAAAATGTAGTCAGTGGAGGTTCCTTGAATGATGAAAACGGTAGTGGCTACCTATTGATAAGTCTACTTAGAATTCTTTCCAATTTGCATT CAAATAGCTCTGATCAAACAAAGGATCAGGATCTTCTTTCTCATCTATTAAGGAACCTGGCCAATATTGCTGGTACAACTAGTGGAAGGAGCATATCTGGATTGTTGCAAGAATCTCAAGGTCGGGTAAATGCTGGAACTACTTTTGGGGCTCTTGAAAAAGTGCCAGATATGATTACAAATGGTTCTGAATCTGCCAGGCCTTCTACTTCAGCTTCTAAGAAAGATGATTGCACTAATTCTCAGGACATTATGAGGCCTTTGGGCCAATGTGGGACTGTACCTGTTTCTGATTTGGCGCAGAAAAGAATATTCAACAATGATTTCCAGGGTGAAACTCCACAAGCCATATCATGTTTGCAGTCCACAGCATTGTTCCCGTTAAGATGCAACCTTCCAACCAAAGTAAATGAACCAGCAGATGTAGTTGGGAGAATCAAGTACAATAACATTGACTTGAATAATGTTTATGATGGTTCGCAAGACTGTACAGGGAACCTAGATATGTCTGTTGCCCCTGTAAATCCAGTGACAGGGTCTGTCAATTGCCCTTTATGGGTACAGTCAGACTTCCATAAAAAAAGTCCACCACAGATGAGTGGAAACTCAGATTCAACGTCTTCCCAGTCACCATCGAGTTCCAATGGAGAGGCACAG AGTCGCACGGATCGAATTGTTTTTAAACTCTTTGGAAAAGACCCAAATGATTTTCCTGTTGCTCTGCGTACACAG ATCCTTGATTGGTTATCTCACAGTCCCACTGACATTGAGAGCTATATAAGGCCTGGCTGTATCATATTAACAATATATCTTCGCCTGGGAAAGCCTCAATGGGAGGAG ATCTGCCTTAATTTGGGCACCAGTTTGAGTAAGCTTCTTAATGCATCTACTGACTCTTTTTGGAGATCGGGATGGGTTTATGCTAGGGTGCGGCATTGTCTATCCTTTGTTTACAATG GTCAAGTTGTTTTAGACACGCCCTTACCTCTAAAGAGCCATAAAAATTGCAGGATCTTAAGCATCAAACCTGTTGCAGTGTCTTTATCTGAGGGAACTCATTTTGTAGTCAAGGGTGTCAACATTTCTCGACCTACCACTAG GTTGCTGTGTGCTCTAGAAGGAAAATATCTGGTCCAGGAAAATTCTTGTGACTTAATGGATGGTGCAGATGCAAACAATGATTATGAGAAGATTCAATGCTTTAGCTTTCCTTGCTCTATACCAAACATAACTGGAAGAGGCTTCATTGAG GTGGAGGATCACGGCCTTAGCAGCAGCTTCTTTCCATTTATAGTTGCTGAGCAAGAAGTGTGTTCGGAGATCCGTGTGCTGGAGGAAGCAATTGAGGTCATTGAGACTGTTGATGACGTTCGTAAAAATGCTGAGAGCATAGAAGCCAAGAATCAAGCACTAGACTTTATACATGAAATGGGTTGGCTTCTACATAGAAGTCAGTTGAAGTTTAGGCTAGGTCACTTGGATCCCAACTCAGATCTCTTCCCTTTGAAACGGTGCAAGTGGCTTATAGAATTCTCAATCAATCATGATTGGTGTGCTGTGGTGAAGAAACTCCTGGTCATTCTGTTTGATGGAACAGTAGATACGGGGGAACATTCATCAATTGAGCTTGCATTGTTAGATATGAATCTGCTTCATCAAGCTGTGCGGAGAAATTGCAGACCTATGGTGGAATTACTACTAAAATTTGTCCCAGATAAACAATTTGGTAGACGAGGACCAGAGCAAAAGCATGGTGTGGATGGGGAAAATAACAACTTCATATTTAAGCCTGATGTTGTTGGGCCAGCTGGGTTGACTCCTCTCCATGTTGCAGCTAGTAAAGATGGCTCTGAGAATGTCTTGGATGCCTTGACAGATGATCCTGGATCG GTGGGAATTGAGGCATGGAGAACAGCTCGTGACAGTACAGGTTTGACACCTAACGATTATGCATGCCTGCGAGGCTACTACTCTTACATCCATCTAGTCCAGAGGAAAATCAATAAGAAATCAGAAAATGGGCATGTAGTGCTTGATATCCCTAAAGCCCTCTTAGATTGCAACACCAAGCAGAAAGATGAGCTCAAATCATCGAAAATTGCTGGCTTGGAAATTGGGAAGATCAAGATGAACACGATGCAGCAGCATTGCAAGTTATGCGAACTGAAGCTGGCTTGTGGCCAAACAAGAACTTCATTGGTGTACAGGCCGGCAATGCTGTCAATGGTTGCCATTGCAGCTGTTTGTGTGTGTGTGGCTCTGCTCTTCAAGAGCTCTCCTGAAGTTCTATATGTGTTCCAGCCCTTCAGGTGGGAGTTGCTCAAGTATGGGTCAAGCTGA
- the LOC110635251 gene encoding pentatricopeptide repeat-containing protein At3g06430, chloroplastic isoform X2 produces the protein MASSVSLSFSSSLLPSPLPHSNNSKTKLKTHQPKLRLVRCAYSASAATPSTSVSSPKKHWKQGEFPGTTETFVPRRTPIKNIKKKLDRKNKAKAWVNTVTEALSDRILKKQWFQALQVFEMLRGQPFYYPKEGTYMKLLVLLGKSGQANRARQLFDEMIEEGLEPTAELYTALLAAYCRNDLINEAFSVLDQMKTLPRCQPDVFTYSTLLKACVDASRFELVEDLYREMDERLITPNTVTQNIVLSGYGKAGMYDQMEKVLSGMLESTGCKPDVWTMNIILNVFGNKGQIDSMERWYEKFRNFGIEPETRTFNILIGAYGKKRMYDKMSLVMEYMRKLQFPWTTSTYNNVIEVFAEVGDVKHMEYTFDQMRAEGMKADTKTFCSLINGYANAGLFHKAEDLMEMERVFNQMKDNQCQPDSRTYSIMVEAYKKEGMNDKIYYLEQEKQRMIPNGSLSE, from the exons ATGGCATCATCAGTTTCTCTCTCGTTCTCATCTTCGCTGCTTCCCTCTCCTCTCCCTCATAGCAACAACAGTAAGACTAAACTCAAAACCCATCAACCAAAATTGAGACTTGTTCGATGTGCATATTCTGCTTCCGCTGCTACACCGTCTACTTCCGTTTCCTCTCCTAAAAAGCACTGGAAGCAGGGCGAATTCCCTGGAACTACTGAAACTTTCGTTCCCAGGAGGACCCCTATCAAGAATATCAAAAAGAAATTGGACCGCAAGAACAAGGCCAAGGCCTGGGTCAACACTGTCACTGAAGCATTGTCTGATCGCATCCTCAAGAAGCAGTGGTTCCAAGCCCTCCAG GTCTTTGAGATGCTAAGAGGACAACCATTCTATTACCCGAAAGAAGGGACCTACATGAAGCTGCTAGTTCTGTTGGGGAAATCTGGCCAGGCCAATCGTGCCCGCCAACTCTTCGATGAAATGATTGAAGAAGGATTGGAACCCACAGCGGAACTCTATACTGCATTGCTGGCTGCTTATTGTCGCAATGATCTCATCAATGAGGCGTTTTCCGTTCTTGATCAAATGAAGACTCTCCCTCGTTGCCAGCCTGACGTTTTCACCTATAGCACCTTACTCAAGGCTTGTGTTGATGCTTCAAGATTTGAACTGGTTGAGGATTTATATCGAGAAATGGATGAAAGATTGATCACTCCAAACACAGTCACACAAAATATAGTTTTAAGTGGATATGGGAAGGCAGGGATGTATGACCAGATGGAGAAAGTGCTATCTGGGATGCTAGAGAGCACAGGGTGTAAACCTGATGTTTGGACAATGAACATCATCCTCAATGTGTTTGGTAACAAGGGTCAGATTGATTCGATGGAGAGATGGTATGAGAAGTTCCGCAATTTTGGAATTGAACCAGAAACTCGCACTTTCAATATTTTGATTGGTGCTTATGGAAAGAAACGGATGTATGATAAGATGTCATTGGTAATGGAGTACATGCGCAAGCTTCAGTTTCCTTGGACGACCTCAACTTACAACAATGTGATTGAAGTTTTTGCAGAGGTGGGGGATGTGAAACACATGGAGTATACATTTGATCAGATGCGAGCAGAGGGCATGAAAGCAGACACCAAGACATTTTGTTCCCTTATTAATGGATATGCCAATGCAGGTCTCTTCCACAAG GCAGAGGATTTGATGGAGATGGAGAGAGTTTTTAATCAGATGAAAGATAATCAATGCCAACCGGATTCAAGAACCTACTCTATCATGGTGGAGGCATACAAGAAGGAAGGTATGAACGACAAGATCTACTATTTGGAGCAGGAGAAACAGAGGATGATTCCCAATGGTTCTTTAAGTGAATAG
- the LOC110635251 gene encoding pentatricopeptide repeat-containing protein At3g06430, chloroplastic isoform X1, translating to MASSVSLSFSSSLLPSPLPHSNNSKTKLKTHQPKLRLVRCAYSASAATPSTSVSSPKKHWKQGEFPGTTETFVPRRTPIKNIKKKLDRKNKAKAWVNTVTEALSDRILKKQWFQALQVFEMLRGQPFYYPKEGTYMKLLVLLGKSGQANRARQLFDEMIEEGLEPTAELYTALLAAYCRNDLINEAFSVLDQMKTLPRCQPDVFTYSTLLKACVDASRFELVEDLYREMDERLITPNTVTQNIVLSGYGKAGMYDQMEKVLSGMLESTGCKPDVWTMNIILNVFGNKGQIDSMERWYEKFRNFGIEPETRTFNILIGAYGKKRMYDKMSLVMEYMRKLQFPWTTSTYNNVIEVFAEVGDVKHMEYTFDQMRAEGMKADTKTFCSLINGYANAGLFHKVISTVQLAAKFEISENTMFYNAVISACAKAEDLMEMERVFNQMKDNQCQPDSRTYSIMVEAYKKEGMNDKIYYLEQEKQRMIPNGSLSE from the exons ATGGCATCATCAGTTTCTCTCTCGTTCTCATCTTCGCTGCTTCCCTCTCCTCTCCCTCATAGCAACAACAGTAAGACTAAACTCAAAACCCATCAACCAAAATTGAGACTTGTTCGATGTGCATATTCTGCTTCCGCTGCTACACCGTCTACTTCCGTTTCCTCTCCTAAAAAGCACTGGAAGCAGGGCGAATTCCCTGGAACTACTGAAACTTTCGTTCCCAGGAGGACCCCTATCAAGAATATCAAAAAGAAATTGGACCGCAAGAACAAGGCCAAGGCCTGGGTCAACACTGTCACTGAAGCATTGTCTGATCGCATCCTCAAGAAGCAGTGGTTCCAAGCCCTCCAG GTCTTTGAGATGCTAAGAGGACAACCATTCTATTACCCGAAAGAAGGGACCTACATGAAGCTGCTAGTTCTGTTGGGGAAATCTGGCCAGGCCAATCGTGCCCGCCAACTCTTCGATGAAATGATTGAAGAAGGATTGGAACCCACAGCGGAACTCTATACTGCATTGCTGGCTGCTTATTGTCGCAATGATCTCATCAATGAGGCGTTTTCCGTTCTTGATCAAATGAAGACTCTCCCTCGTTGCCAGCCTGACGTTTTCACCTATAGCACCTTACTCAAGGCTTGTGTTGATGCTTCAAGATTTGAACTGGTTGAGGATTTATATCGAGAAATGGATGAAAGATTGATCACTCCAAACACAGTCACACAAAATATAGTTTTAAGTGGATATGGGAAGGCAGGGATGTATGACCAGATGGAGAAAGTGCTATCTGGGATGCTAGAGAGCACAGGGTGTAAACCTGATGTTTGGACAATGAACATCATCCTCAATGTGTTTGGTAACAAGGGTCAGATTGATTCGATGGAGAGATGGTATGAGAAGTTCCGCAATTTTGGAATTGAACCAGAAACTCGCACTTTCAATATTTTGATTGGTGCTTATGGAAAGAAACGGATGTATGATAAGATGTCATTGGTAATGGAGTACATGCGCAAGCTTCAGTTTCCTTGGACGACCTCAACTTACAACAATGTGATTGAAGTTTTTGCAGAGGTGGGGGATGTGAAACACATGGAGTATACATTTGATCAGATGCGAGCAGAGGGCATGAAAGCAGACACCAAGACATTTTGTTCCCTTATTAATGGATATGCCAATGCAGGTCTCTTCCACAAGGTAATTAGCACTGTTCAGTTGGCTGCAAAGTTTGAAATATCTGAGAATACCATGTTCTATAATGCGGTTATTTCTGCATGCGCGAAGGCAGAGGATTTGATGGAGATGGAGAGAGTTTTTAATCAGATGAAAGATAATCAATGCCAACCGGATTCAAGAACCTACTCTATCATGGTGGAGGCATACAAGAAGGAAGGTATGAACGACAAGATCTACTATTTGGAGCAGGAGAAACAGAGGATGATTCCCAATGGTTCTTTAAGTGAATAG